Genomic DNA from Cupriavidus pauculus:
TCGACCTCGGATACGAGCGCGTCTGGCGCCCATGAGGGTGCCGGCAGCCTAGGCTGCCGAGAATTTCGCCCCGACTTCCAGCAGCCACGTGGTGAACGCCACGATCGCGGGTTCCTCGCGGCGCGCGTTGTGCACATAGCAGCCGTATCGCCATGCGGGTAGCGCGGGCCCCTCGAACGGAAAGACGAGGCGCCCTTCCCTGACATCGAGCGCCACGAGCGCCGTGGGGCCCATGGCGATCCCCAGCCCGTCGATCGCGGCCTGCAGCGTCAGATAGAAATGGTCGAGCTGCAGCGACTGGCCGCCGGCCAGTTGCGGGCTGCCGCATGCCGTAAGCCATTGCGCCCAGAGCTCCGGATAGGTCGCGGTATGCAGCAGCGTGTGATGCGCGAGGTCCGACACGTCGCGAATCGGATGCGCCTGGAGCACCTTCGGCGAACACACGGGCAGCCGCACCTCCGTCAGGAATTCGGTGACGACATACCCCGCGGGCTGCTGCTCGCCGCCGCGAATGGCCACGTCGAACGGCTCGCGCACACGCTCGATGGGCTCGTCCGAGGTCGTCAGACGGACCTCGATCGACGGATGGGTCAGCTGGAAATTCGATAGCTGCGGCAACAGCCAGCGCAGGGCGAACGTGGTGGGCGCGTTGACGCGGATGACCTGCTGGCGCGTGGCCTTCAGTTGCTCCGCGGTGGCGAGCGCGAGCCGGTCCAGCGCGGCCGATACCTCGGACAGATACCGGCGCCCAAGCGGCGTCAGGACCACGCGCCGGCCTACCCGGTCGAACAGCCCATGCCCGAGCCACGACTCCAGTTGCGCCACCTGCCGGCTGACCGCGCCATGGGTCACGGACAGCTCGTCCGCGGCGGCGCTGAAGCTCTCGAGGCGCGCGGCGGCCTCGAAGACGCGGACGGCGTTCAGTGGCGGCAATCGGCGCGGCATCGTCTATGTGAGTTTTCCTGACAAGAACGCTGAGTTTATATCGATTTTCATCGGCGTGGATGGCGGCTACATTTCGTCCGCAGGACACGGCATGGCGTCGGACCTGTCTCTTTTCATCACAACAGGAGCTGATCGGATGTCGAACGTCGTGGTAGTGGGCGCACAGTGGGGCGATGAAGGAAAGGGCCGGATCGTGGACTGGCTCGCGGAGCGCGCGGATATCGTCGCCCGTTACAACGGCGGCCATAATGCGGGCCATACGCTCGTGATCGACGGCAAGACCTACAAGCTCGCGCTGCTGCCGAGCGGCGTGGTGCGCGGCAAGCGCGGCGTCATCGGCAATGGCGTGGCGCTCGATCCCGAAGCGCTGCTCGCCGAGATCGCGCGCATGGAGGCGCTTGGCGTGCGCATCACGCCCGATCTGCTGCAGATCGCCGAGACCGCGACGCTCGTGCTGCCCATTCACCGGGCCATCGATGCCGCGCAGGAACAATTGCGGACGCGCCTGCAGGAGTGCCCGCTCGGGACCACGCTGCGCGGCATCGGCCCGGCCTACGAAGACAAGGTGGGCCGCCGCGCGCTGCGGGTCTGCGACCTCGCCAATCCCGAATACCTGTCGGCACGGCTCGACCTGCTGCTGGCGCACCACAATGCATGGTTCCGCGGCCTGGGTCTGGAGACGTTCGAGAAGGCGCCGCTGCTGGATGCCCTGCTCGCCATGGCGCCGAAGGTCCTGCCGTTCGTCGGCCGCGTGTGGGAGCAACTTGACGTTGCCCACCGCGATGGCCAGTCGGTCGTATTCGAAGGTTCGCAGGCCGTGATGCTCGATATCGACTGGGGGAGCTATCCGTACGTGACGTCGTCGAGCACGGTGGCCGCGGGCGCGGCCAGCGGCACCGGTATCGCGCCGTCGCGCATCGGGCATGTGCTCGGCGTGAGCAAGGTCTATGCAACGCGCGTGGGCGAAGGTCCGTTCGTGTCGGAGCTCGACGGCGAACTCGGCGGGATGCTGCGCGATCGCGGCCGCGAGTATGGCGTGAACACGGGGCGTCCGCGCCGTTGCGGCTGGCTCGATGCGGTGCAGCTGCGGCAGGCCGTCAAGGTGGGCGGCATCGACCGCCTGGCGCTGACCAAGCTCGACGTGCTCGACGGCTTTGCTTCCATCAGCCTCTGCGTCGGCTACGAACGCGATGGCCAGCGCATCGACTACATTCCCGCGAGCGATGCCGCGC
This window encodes:
- the gcvA gene encoding transcriptional regulator GcvA, whose amino-acid sequence is MPRRLPPLNAVRVFEAAARLESFSAAADELSVTHGAVSRQVAQLESWLGHGLFDRVGRRVVLTPLGRRYLSEVSAALDRLALATAEQLKATRQQVIRVNAPTTFALRWLLPQLSNFQLTHPSIEVRLTTSDEPIERVREPFDVAIRGGEQQPAGYVVTEFLTEVRLPVCSPKVLQAHPIRDVSDLAHHTLLHTATYPELWAQWLTACGSPQLAGGQSLQLDHFYLTLQAAIDGLGIAMGPTALVALDVREGRLVFPFEGPALPAWRYGCYVHNARREEPAIVAFTTWLLEVGAKFSAA
- a CDS encoding adenylosuccinate synthase, with the translated sequence MSNVVVVGAQWGDEGKGRIVDWLAERADIVARYNGGHNAGHTLVIDGKTYKLALLPSGVVRGKRGVIGNGVALDPEALLAEIARMEALGVRITPDLLQIAETATLVLPIHRAIDAAQEQLRTRLQECPLGTTLRGIGPAYEDKVGRRALRVCDLANPEYLSARLDLLLAHHNAWFRGLGLETFEKAPLLDALLAMAPKVLPFVGRVWEQLDVAHRDGQSVVFEGSQAVMLDIDWGSYPYVTSSSTVAAGAASGTGIAPSRIGHVLGVSKVYATRVGEGPFVSELDGELGGMLRDRGREYGVNTGRPRRCGWLDAVQLRQAVKVGGIDRLALTKLDVLDGFASISLCVGYERDGQRIDYIPASDAALAGVRPVLREFAGWSRPTQGARTMDALPAEAVALIEAIEAEVGVPVTMVTTGAERDDVIVRNAAV